The [Eubacterium] siraeum genome contains a region encoding:
- a CDS encoding SpoIIE family protein phosphatase: MSESERKFEMSRAVTKDKINIREHSVIRCTAVMIAAAVISMSTVLGKPSPFAASFAAAMSGIDCISAFVGSVAGYILGGNYTDGVTVTSALLSVVAIRMIVSRRKSAVSEIVSAVTAAGSVFAANFLTSSTVSEVMNCIILSVMAGGGAVVALRLSRLAEKREIAKITVRSDPHSFICVLGGCAIVSGILSHYSVGIFNIGIIFASCLSLCSAMKYGRGAGAVCGAVSALGCAVATADYAFLAAVVAPAAAVGGMFSGGRKLSAAGGFVLTATLGTALFGMDNSKLAVVACIFMSSAVFMLLPAKLTAEQGDIARVKAGENSVRKLFSKRLKFAGGAIAEVRRTVSITAEKLDNNIGSDISWVYNTACDEICRKCRYNMQCWGKEYGDSIKQFAKITNMVKSGESVGSDAFSEPLSERCPKKQELIDKIRRLCDVYVASSTEKRRIARMRNILTAQLSATEQILSQLSDEIENSGEIEPQYNKTASNVLSKLGCEDADAVNVELGEQGRMFVEAYSDTGFFASKQDICEAMTLAFRRRFDLPTLSRVGGACKLSLFSGTTYTLDVEICQISKTEGTACGDYYESFIDKNGTAYVVLSDGMGSGGRARVDSSFACAMLIRLLQAGVGVEAAISVINTSLVCKSSDESFATLEICAVDLYSGKIDLYKAGSANTYIKCGNRFVTIGCKGLPIGVKDEPVYDRRTFTIGSRDMIVMTSDGAELNEKWLYREMDKQPDLKEFSKEVANTARFYAGDEKSDDISVIAMRLSR, translated from the coding sequence ATGTCTGAAAGCGAAAGGAAGTTTGAAATGTCAAGGGCGGTAACAAAGGATAAGATAAATATCCGTGAACATTCGGTAATAAGATGTACGGCTGTAATGATAGCGGCGGCGGTAATTTCAATGAGTACGGTACTCGGAAAGCCATCGCCGTTTGCGGCATCGTTTGCGGCGGCTATGAGCGGAATCGACTGTATCAGCGCATTTGTGGGGAGCGTTGCAGGCTATATTCTCGGCGGTAATTATACCGACGGCGTTACTGTTACATCGGCTCTGCTGTCCGTTGTTGCCATCCGTATGATAGTTTCACGCAGAAAATCAGCCGTGTCTGAGATAGTATCGGCTGTCACGGCAGCAGGCTCTGTCTTTGCGGCGAATTTTCTCACATCATCTACCGTAAGCGAGGTGATGAACTGCATCATTCTTTCGGTCATGGCAGGCGGAGGTGCGGTTGTCGCTTTACGCTTGTCACGGCTTGCCGAAAAGCGTGAGATAGCAAAGATAACCGTCCGCAGCGATCCTCACAGCTTTATCTGCGTTCTGGGCGGCTGTGCTATAGTGTCCGGTATACTTTCGCACTACAGCGTCGGCATCTTCAATATAGGAATAATTTTCGCATCCTGCCTTTCTCTTTGCAGTGCTATGAAGTACGGCAGGGGAGCAGGTGCTGTGTGCGGTGCGGTGTCTGCACTCGGGTGTGCGGTTGCCACGGCCGACTACGCTTTTCTTGCGGCTGTTGTTGCTCCTGCGGCGGCTGTCGGAGGTATGTTCAGCGGCGGAAGAAAGCTGAGTGCCGCAGGAGGATTTGTGCTGACCGCAACGCTTGGCACTGCGCTGTTCGGAATGGATAATTCAAAGCTCGCCGTTGTTGCCTGCATATTCATGTCGTCGGCGGTCTTTATGCTGTTACCGGCAAAGCTTACAGCCGAGCAGGGCGATATTGCCAGAGTTAAAGCGGGTGAAAACAGCGTCAGAAAACTGTTTTCAAAACGGCTGAAATTTGCCGGAGGAGCGATTGCCGAGGTCAGAAGAACGGTCAGTATCACTGCCGAAAAGCTGGATAATAATATAGGAAGCGATATAAGCTGGGTGTACAATACAGCCTGTGACGAAATATGCCGTAAGTGCAGGTATAATATGCAATGCTGGGGCAAGGAGTACGGCGACAGCATTAAACAGTTTGCAAAGATTACAAATATGGTAAAGTCCGGTGAAAGTGTGGGTTCGGATGCTTTTTCTGAGCCTTTAAGCGAACGATGCCCTAAAAAGCAGGAACTGATTGACAAAATCCGCAGGCTGTGTGATGTTTATGTAGCGAGCAGTACGGAAAAACGAAGAATTGCCCGTATGCGTAATATCCTGACAGCTCAGCTGTCGGCAACGGAGCAGATTCTCTCGCAGTTATCCGATGAGATTGAAAACAGCGGAGAAATAGAGCCTCAGTACAATAAAACAGCCAGCAATGTGTTGTCGAAGCTCGGCTGTGAAGATGCAGACGCAGTGAATGTGGAGCTTGGCGAGCAGGGAAGAATGTTTGTCGAGGCATATTCCGATACCGGTTTTTTCGCATCAAAGCAGGATATATGCGAGGCTATGACGCTTGCTTTTCGCCGCCGCTTTGATTTGCCGACATTGAGCCGTGTCGGAGGGGCATGTAAGCTGAGTCTTTTCTCGGGAACCACCTACACGCTTGACGTTGAAATATGTCAGATAAGCAAGACGGAGGGTACTGCCTGCGGCGATTATTACGAGAGCTTCATAGATAAGAACGGTACAGCGTATGTTGTATTATCGGACGGTATGGGCAGCGGAGGCAGGGCGAGAGTGGACTCATCGTTTGCCTGCGCTATGCTTATACGTCTTTTGCAGGCAGGTGTCGGAGTGGAGGCGGCAATCAGCGTGATCAATACATCGCTTGTGTGCAAATCCTCCGATGAGAGCTTTGCTACGCTTGAAATATGCGCTGTCGATCTTTACAGCGGAAAGATCGACTTATACAAGGCAGGCAGTGCCAACACTTATATCAAGTGCGGAAACCGCTTTGTCACCATAGGCTGTAAGGGCTTGCCGATAGGAGTAAAGGATGAGCCTGTCTACGACAGGAGAACGTTTACGATAGGAAGCAGGGATATGATAGTTATGACAAGCGACGGTGCAGAGCTGAACGAAAAATGGCTTTACAGGGAAATGGATAAACAGCCCGACCTTAAGGAATTCTCTAAAGAAGTCGCCAATACTGCCAGATTCTATGCCGGTGACGAAAAGAGCGACGATATATCGGTGATTGCAATGCGGCTCAGCAGATAA
- a CDS encoding site-specific integrase: MKDISEAKKYDRSYMEQSVKPVLEIGLKRTGEGLKIAYGTLYGWVQAAKNGIYTDTTKTKKSQRTQKYPQYVMDMLWELRKEQDEQCAGIGDKWQDYDHLFIKWDGSPMNNNTPYFWFKEFCEKNSIRFCDIHSLRHLHASLLINAGVDVVAASGDLGHSQVSTTTNIYCHMFQEAKATTSQAIADALIFDKKEKQGGKKAEFPA; encoded by the coding sequence GTGAAGGACATATCAGAAGCAAAGAAATACGACAGGAGCTACATGGAGCAGTCAGTAAAGCCGGTGCTGGAAATAGGGTTAAAGCGAACCGGCGAGGGGCTGAAGATAGCGTACGGAACGCTGTACGGGTGGGTGCAGGCGGCAAAGAACGGTATCTATACCGACACAACGAAAACAAAGAAGTCCCAGAGAACGCAGAAGTACCCGCAGTACGTTATGGATATGCTGTGGGAGCTGAGAAAGGAACAGGACGAACAGTGTGCCGGAATTGGCGATAAGTGGCAGGACTACGACCATCTGTTCATCAAGTGGGACGGAAGCCCTATGAACAACAATACTCCCTACTTCTGGTTCAAGGAGTTTTGCGAAAAGAACAGCATAAGGTTCTGCGACATTCACTCGTTAAGGCACTTACACGCAAGCCTGCTCATCAATGCGGGCGTTGATGTGGTTGCAGCATCGGGGGATTTGGGACACTCGCAGGTTTCAACGACAACGAACATCTACTGTCATATGTTCCAAGAAGCAAAGGCAACGACGAGCCAGGCAATCGCCGACGCACTTATCTTTGACAAAAAAGAAAAGCAGGGCGGCAAAAAAGCCGAATTTCCTGCTTAA
- a CDS encoding transposase, which produces MSEAKKYDRSYKEQSVKPALEIGVKQAGEELKIPYGTMYGWVQAAKNGDPDIDERTPENVMSPADEIRQLRSEVKRLNKENKRLQEERDFLNEAAAFFAASRGK; this is translated from the coding sequence ATGTCAGAAGCGAAGAAATACGACAGGAGTTACAAAGAGCAGTCAGTAAAGCCGGCGCTGGAAATAGGGGTAAAGCAAGCCGGCGAGGAGCTGAAGATACCGTACGGAACGATGTACGGGTGGGTGCAGGCGGCAAAGAACGGCGACCCGGACATAGATGAGCGAACCCCCGAAAACGTAATGAGCCCGGCGGATGAGATCCGGCAGCTGCGAAGCGAGGTAAAGCGGCTGAACAAGGAAAACAAACGGCTTCAGGAGGAGAGAGACTTTCTGAATGAGGCGGCAGCTTTTTTCGCCGCAAGCCGTGGGAAGTAA
- a CDS encoding DMT family transporter, with protein MKVDILTKTWVAAILAIFCSALWGSAFPCVKIGYGLFGVDTSQPMSLILFAGIRFFAAGIMVIITGSIMHKKPLVPKIKELPKVAALSLTQTILQYLFFYIGLANTSGVKSSVIEGMSVFVCILISSLVFRLEKLTKFKIIGCVLGTAGIVVINLDRSLLSGFSLTGDGFILLSTIAYAISSVLIKRFSKDTDTMMLSGWQFLLGGAVMTVIGLLAGGSITLPESPLPAVLMLFYLAFISACAYSIWSLLLKYNPVSKIAVFGFMNPVCGVLLSALLLGEAQQAFRFESLIALVLVSAGIFIVNKMGEKN; from the coding sequence ATGAAAGTCGATATTCTGACAAAAACTTGGGTAGCCGCAATTCTCGCAATATTCTGCTCTGCTTTGTGGGGCAGTGCTTTTCCCTGCGTAAAAATCGGTTACGGGCTTTTTGGCGTTGACACTTCACAACCGATGTCATTGATACTTTTTGCGGGGATACGTTTTTTCGCAGCAGGAATTATGGTTATTATAACAGGAAGCATAATGCACAAAAAACCGCTTGTTCCGAAAATCAAGGAACTGCCGAAGGTGGCGGCACTGAGCCTTACTCAGACGATTTTACAGTACCTGTTCTTCTATATCGGACTTGCCAATACAAGCGGCGTGAAATCTTCCGTCATTGAGGGTATGAGCGTGTTTGTGTGCATACTTATCTCATCGCTTGTTTTTCGCCTTGAAAAGCTGACAAAATTCAAGATTATCGGCTGTGTGCTTGGCACTGCGGGAATAGTAGTTATAAATCTTGACCGCTCTCTGCTCAGCGGATTCAGCCTTACAGGAGATGGCTTTATTCTTCTTTCCACCATTGCCTATGCGATTTCCTCCGTGCTTATAAAACGCTTTTCCAAAGACACCGACACTATGATGCTCAGCGGCTGGCAATTCCTGCTCGGCGGTGCGGTCATGACCGTTATCGGCTTACTTGCAGGCGGCAGCATAACTCTGCCCGAATCGCCTCTGCCTGCCGTACTGATGCTTTTTTATCTTGCGTTTATTTCCGCTTGTGCCTACTCGATCTGGAGTCTGCTGTTAAAGTACAACCCCGTATCGAAAATCGCTGTTTTCGGCTTTATGAATCCGGTTTGCGGTGTGCTTCTTTCTGCGCTTCTGCTCGGAGAGGCACAGCAGGCATTCCGCTTTGAGTCGCTGATTGCTCTTGTACTGGTCAGCGCAGGTATATTTATAGTCAACAAAATGGGGGAGAAAAATTGA
- a CDS encoding glycoside hydrolase family 43 protein has product MDSLNNGIIIDSVSGNVYKNEMNANPISPNIFCADPTAVEYNGRLYVYGTNDQQQAEEGTKNDYAYIKSLVVFSTDDMVNWIYHGRIEVGEIAPWINNSWAPSIASRVEDDGLTHFYLYFSNGGAGVGVITSTDPVGPWTDPLGEPLVYQNMPGLENCPAPFDPGVCIDENGVGWLSFGGGTPADGNTMHSKIPKIAKLGKDMLSFDSEFVSIDAPYFFEASELNYIDGVYYYTYCTDWQDHKTGWKEYEGVDVPPACSMAYMTTKTPLDADSWECRGPYFYNAGENADGASGLRWANNHTHFIEYKGVNYIIHHTLLLEELMGGKAGFRSMMADYLPMDKATGDIPITAASKKGVAQIKLVDPYTYNSGALMFTCADIGYDKVTDPAAKSTADGAWIYVRGADFGYGASEFIAEVKGKGRIEVRLDDISSKAAAFVEFDCADYTKIRSDSFAKFDGRNHDVYFVFSGSDIELKSWKFSKGDEQLRPEEDIASTDIPYMTLVVSGQTEPGPSPSAMLDIPKDGDYSIKSSSFEKDSAIVNLGFINTDTNAKYKVLVRSLTLATENGEVEVPVNKELDPASSSENGLANGWGGSEVGSLIYGTEECGIFAAKTDITWINYRLALKVNGEETPFTSITYNVTVSGLELDG; this is encoded by the coding sequence ATGGACAGTCTGAACAACGGCATAATTATCGACAGCGTAAGCGGTAACGTTTATAAGAACGAGATGAACGCAAATCCCATCTCGCCGAACATATTCTGCGCCGATCCCACCGCGGTTGAATATAACGGAAGGCTTTACGTTTACGGCACGAACGACCAACAGCAGGCGGAAGAGGGAACAAAGAACGACTACGCCTATATCAAATCGCTTGTGGTATTTTCCACCGACGATATGGTAAACTGGATATATCACGGCAGGATAGAGGTCGGAGAGATCGCGCCGTGGATAAATAACTCGTGGGCACCGTCGATAGCTTCCCGCGTTGAAGACGACGGACTTACGCATTTTTACCTTTACTTCTCAAACGGCGGCGCGGGCGTGGGCGTGATAACCTCCACCGACCCTGTGGGACCGTGGACCGATCCGCTCGGCGAGCCTCTGGTTTATCAGAATATGCCTGGGCTGGAGAATTGCCCCGCACCCTTTGATCCGGGCGTGTGCATTGACGAAAATGGCGTAGGCTGGCTCTCCTTCGGCGGAGGCACACCGGCAGACGGCAACACTATGCACAGCAAGATCCCGAAGATAGCAAAGCTGGGAAAGGATATGCTTTCCTTTGACAGCGAATTTGTTTCCATTGACGCTCCCTACTTTTTTGAGGCGAGCGAGTTGAACTATATCGACGGAGTATATTACTATACATACTGCACCGACTGGCAGGATCACAAGACCGGCTGGAAGGAGTACGAGGGGGTCGACGTTCCGCCCGCGTGCAGCATGGCGTATATGACCACCAAGACCCCTCTCGACGCAGATAGTTGGGAATGCAGAGGACCCTATTTCTATAATGCGGGAGAGAACGCCGACGGGGCATCCGGACTTCGCTGGGCTAACAACCACACTCATTTCATTGAATATAAGGGCGTAAACTACATCATTCACCATACGCTTCTTCTGGAGGAGCTTATGGGAGGAAAAGCGGGCTTCCGCAGTATGATGGCAGACTATCTGCCCATGGACAAGGCAACGGGCGATATCCCCATAACTGCGGCAAGCAAGAAGGGCGTAGCGCAGATAAAGCTGGTCGACCCCTATACCTATAACAGCGGCGCGCTGATGTTCACCTGTGCGGATATCGGATACGACAAGGTAACTGATCCTGCCGCAAAAAGCACCGCCGACGGCGCGTGGATATATGTAAGAGGAGCAGACTTCGGCTACGGGGCATCAGAGTTTATCGCTGAGGTCAAGGGCAAGGGAAGAATAGAGGTTCGTCTTGACGATATCTCCTCCAAAGCCGCTGCGTTCGTCGAGTTCGACTGCGCGGATTATACCAAAATACGCTCGGACAGCTTTGCGAAGTTTGACGGAAGAAACCATGACGTTTATTTCGTATTTTCCGGCTCCGATATAGAGCTTAAGTCGTGGAAGTTTTCGAAGGGCGACGAGCAGCTTCGTCCTGAAGAGGACATAGCCTCCACCGATATACCCTACATGACGCTGGTAGTATCGGGACAGACCGAGCCCGGACCGAGCCCCTCTGCGATGCTTGACATTCCGAAGGACGGGGACTATTCCATAAAATCCTCTTCTTTTGAAAAGGACAGCGCCATAGTCAACCTCGGGTTTATTAATACCGATACCAATGCGAAGTATAAGGTGCTTGTGAGATCGCTGACGCTGGCAACCGAAAACGGAGAGGTTGAAGTTCCCGTAAATAAGGAACTCGATCCCGCAAGCTCGTCGGAAAATGGGCTTGCAAACGGCTGGGGCGGCTCCGAGGTCGGATCGCTGATTTACGGCACGGAGGAATGCGGAATATTCGCAGCGAAAACAGACATAACATGGATAAACTATCGTCTGGCGCTTAAAGTAAACGGCGAAGAGACGCCGTTCACATCCATCACCTACAATGTCACCGTAAGCGGTCTTGAGCTTGACGGCTGA
- a CDS encoding Fe-S-containing hydro-lyase, which produces MYAFRHNKFNANRSTNLELNTSELKEKAKTLRAGDKIELSGTVYTSRDAAHKRIKQLIDEGGELPFEIDGAAIYYAGPTGTKEGMAIGSCGPTTSGRMDPYAPLLLDMGLSAMIGKGERKPAVVDAIKRNGAVYFCAIGGAGALACQCITGCEVIAFEDLGCESVKKLTFDKFPLIVAIDAVGGNIFETGRKQYAEV; this is translated from the coding sequence GTGTATGCTTTCCGGCATAATAAATTCAATGCGAACAGGAGTACAAACTTGGAACTTAACACAAGCGAACTTAAAGAAAAGGCAAAAACGCTAAGAGCCGGCGACAAGATAGAACTGAGCGGTACTGTATACACCTCCCGTGACGCCGCACACAAGCGTATAAAACAGCTTATTGACGAAGGCGGAGAACTGCCCTTTGAAATAGACGGTGCGGCTATTTACTACGCAGGCCCGACCGGCACTAAAGAAGGAATGGCAATAGGCTCATGCGGTCCTACAACATCGGGCAGAATGGACCCCTACGCTCCCCTGCTGCTCGATATGGGGTTATCCGCAATGATAGGAAAGGGAGAACGCAAGCCTGCCGTAGTAGATGCCATAAAACGCAACGGTGCGGTATACTTCTGTGCCATAGGCGGTGCAGGCGCACTCGCCTGTCAGTGCATAACCGGGTGTGAGGTAATAGCCTTTGAGGATCTGGGCTGTGAAAGTGTGAAAAAGCTGACTTTCGATAAATTCCCTCTTATCGTTGCAATCGACGCTGTCGGCGGTAACATTTTTGAAACCGGCAGAAAGCAGTACGCAGAGGTCTGA
- a CDS encoding glycoside hydrolase 43 family protein, whose translation MKRLVRFAAALTAVLTLTACTAEVGTSSVTSTSNPLPSVTTEPEKEEDPKVLDKDIIKSTITSTDDGNGNYTNPVIFADVPDIDIIRVDDAFYMVSTTMHLSPGCPVMKSYDLVNWEIVNYVFDTLEDSDKLALRNGENNYGKGQWATTLRYNDGVYYAGFTSFSTGKTYIYHTDDIENGKWDRFVYDECFHDMSLLFDDDGKVYLIYGGGEIWCVELEKDLSAVKPGTKRKLINNAGLVKGCLAEGSHVYKLNGYYYIFIITWPPNSKRTQLCYRSEALDGEWERKVIIRDNMGFRNDGAAQGGIVDDKDGNWYCFVFQDHGAVGRTPVVSTMTWEDGWPVVGVNGKVPTTDKIPIAGHEKKGIVTSDEFINSQIVRSYHSFADTPEEAGESDYNGSNLGLEWQWNHNPDNRLWSLTEREGYLRLRTVDVCGTVANARNTISQRTFGPECGAYIKLDVSEMKEGDVAGFAAFAEKYGYVAVKIEDGKKYIVTVWYDDNDDVEKEFETERVEITENEVYLRVDCDFKDATDKAYFYYSLDGENWTKIGDTLQMNYYGLHFMGYRYAIFNFPTKQTGGYVDVDYFRVENKLLK comes from the coding sequence ATGAAAAGACTTGTTAGGTTCGCCGCGGCGCTGACGGCGGTATTGACGCTGACGGCATGCACGGCGGAAGTTGGCACGAGCTCCGTAACGTCGACGTCGAATCCGCTACCGAGCGTCACCACCGAGCCCGAAAAAGAGGAGGACCCCAAAGTGCTTGATAAGGATATCATAAAATCCACGATAACTTCAACCGACGACGGCAACGGAAACTACACAAATCCCGTTATTTTCGCCGACGTGCCCGATATTGATATAATCCGCGTTGACGACGCGTTTTATATGGTTTCGACGACCATGCACCTGTCTCCGGGGTGTCCCGTAATGAAATCCTACGACCTTGTAAACTGGGAAATAGTAAATTACGTTTTTGATACACTGGAGGACAGTGATAAACTTGCCTTAAGAAACGGGGAAAACAATTACGGCAAGGGTCAGTGGGCGACTACCCTCAGATATAACGACGGTGTGTATTACGCCGGCTTCACTTCCTTCTCCACCGGAAAAACTTATATCTATCATACCGACGATATAGAAAACGGAAAATGGGACAGGTTCGTGTATGACGAGTGCTTCCATGATATGAGTCTTTTGTTCGACGACGACGGCAAGGTGTATCTTATCTACGGCGGCGGAGAGATATGGTGCGTTGAACTGGAAAAGGATCTGAGTGCGGTCAAGCCCGGAACCAAGAGAAAACTCATCAACAACGCGGGACTTGTCAAGGGCTGCCTTGCCGAGGGTTCTCACGTCTATAAGCTGAACGGATATTACTATATTTTTATCATAACATGGCCTCCTAATAGCAAAAGAACGCAGCTTTGTTACAGAAGCGAAGCGCTCGACGGCGAGTGGGAAAGGAAAGTGATAATCAGAGATAATATGGGCTTCAGAAATGACGGTGCCGCACAGGGCGGTATCGTCGACGATAAGGACGGCAACTGGTATTGCTTTGTATTTCAGGATCACGGGGCGGTGGGCAGGACTCCCGTTGTGTCGACCATGACATGGGAGGACGGCTGGCCGGTAGTCGGAGTTAACGGAAAGGTGCCAACGACTGACAAGATTCCTATCGCGGGTCACGAGAAAAAGGGCATCGTCACAAGCGACGAATTTATCAACTCACAGATAGTGAGATCCTATCACAGCTTTGCCGACACGCCCGAGGAAGCGGGCGAGAGCGATTATAACGGCTCTAACCTCGGGTTGGAATGGCAATGGAACCACAATCCCGACAACCGCCTCTGGTCGCTCACCGAGAGGGAAGGCTATCTGAGGCTGAGAACGGTCGATGTCTGCGGCACAGTTGCCAATGCGAGAAACACCATTTCGCAGCGAACCTTCGGACCGGAATGCGGCGCATATATAAAGCTCGACGTTTCAGAAATGAAAGAGGGCGATGTTGCGGGGTTTGCCGCCTTCGCGGAGAAATACGGTTATGTCGCCGTAAAAATCGAGGACGGGAAAAAATATATCGTAACGGTTTGGTATGACGATAACGACGACGTTGAAAAGGAATTTGAAACGGAAAGGGTCGAAATAACGGAAAACGAAGTGTATCTGCGGGTCGACTGCGATTTCAAAGATGCGACGGACAAGGCGTATTTCTATTACAGCCTCGACGGCGAGAACTGGACAAAAATAGGAGACACGCTGCAAATGAATTATTACGGTCTGCATTTTATGGGATACCGTTATGCGATATTCAATTTCCCGACAAAGCAGACGGGAGGTTATGTCGACGTGGACTATTTCAGGGTAGAAAACAAACTGCTCAAATAA
- a CDS encoding toll/interleukin-1 receptor domain-containing protein: MAALKSMFHEGAPYAFVSYSHRDEIVLKTLEQIQQVYNIWWDGEMLAGDRWDSERAMPAIEGCNCVLAFYSHSYINSIPCRNEIETALKFDKKIIPVSVEGVSLQQLILDVESKLDAESEDLKRIHKLCMDIGGGEKSTSGNKKLT, from the coding sequence ATGGCTGCTTTAAAATCTATGTTTCATGAAGGCGCACCCTATGCTTTTGTTTCCTACTCGCACAGAGATGAGATCGTGCTTAAGACGCTAGAACAGATTCAGCAGGTTTACAACATCTGGTGGGATGGAGAAATGCTGGCCGGAGACAGGTGGGACAGCGAAAGAGCAATGCCTGCAATTGAGGGCTGCAACTGCGTTCTTGCTTTTTACAGCCACAGCTATATCAACAGTATTCCCTGCCGTAACGAGATCGAAACCGCATTGAAGTTTGATAAGAAGATCATTCCTGTTTCGGTCGAAGGCGTAAGCCTCCAGCAGCTCATTCTTGACGTGGAGTCAAAGCTGGACGCTGAAAGTGAAGATCTGAAAAGGATCCACAAACTATGCATGGACATCGGCGGCGGAGAAAAATCCACTAGCGGCAACAAGAAGCTTACGTGA
- a CDS encoding glycerol dehydrogenase translates to MGRLRAMREPLKYVQGRDALLKFHEEMGYMGKRWLFVCSNSGYKACHDKIEKSFEGLDDYRRYEVFGGISSNGEINKMKAIVEQDNIDTVVAVGGGSAVDTAKATAYYSGKHIVIVPTVAATDAPCTGLSVIYNDDHSFDKYLFYPTNPDAVMVDTTVIANAPVKFLIAGMGDALGTYFEGRASIRTESASLEGTGITRAGQALARLCYDTLREYGKQAIEACKVHAVTPALENIVEANVYLSGVGADNVNCAAAHSFYNGVTSLGIKHADHGCCVALGTLVQLVLEGAPKEEFKEVQDFCLEVGLPVTLEEIGVTTPEQVKTISENACIPGETIHNLAGDVQPVELYDAIMQADAMGKIALGK, encoded by the coding sequence ATGGGAAGACTCAGAGCGATGCGTGAGCCGCTCAAATATGTACAGGGCAGAGATGCACTGCTTAAATTTCACGAAGAAATGGGTTATATGGGCAAGCGCTGGCTGTTTGTATGCTCAAACAGCGGTTACAAGGCCTGCCACGATAAAATAGAAAAGAGCTTTGAAGGGCTTGATGACTACAGACGTTACGAGGTATTCGGCGGAATATCCAGCAACGGCGAAATAAATAAGATGAAGGCTATCGTAGAGCAGGACAACATTGATACGGTAGTAGCTGTAGGCGGCGGCAGTGCCGTTGATACAGCAAAGGCTACCGCATACTACAGCGGAAAGCACATTGTAATCGTGCCTACAGTTGCGGCTACGGATGCTCCCTGCACTGGACTTTCCGTAATTTACAATGATGACCACAGCTTCGATAAATATCTGTTCTACCCCACAAATCCCGACGCTGTAATGGTCGATACGACCGTTATCGCAAATGCGCCCGTCAAGTTCCTTATTGCAGGTATGGGCGATGCACTCGGCACATATTTCGAGGGTCGTGCTTCTATCCGCACCGAATCCGCAAGCCTTGAGGGTACGGGCATCACAAGAGCGGGTCAGGCACTTGCTCGCCTTTGCTATGACACGCTCCGTGAATACGGCAAGCAGGCTATCGAGGCTTGTAAGGTACACGCCGTTACTCCCGCACTTGAGAATATCGTTGAAGCGAACGTTTACCTTTCAGGTGTCGGCGCCGATAACGTAAACTGTGCCGCCGCTCATTCATTCTACAACGGCGTTACTTCTCTCGGCATAAAGCATGCAGATCACGGCTGCTGCGTTGCACTCGGCACACTTGTACAGCTTGTGCTTGAGGGTGCGCCTAAAGAAGAATTCAAGGAAGTGCAGGACTTCTGCCTTGAGGTCGGTCTTCCCGTAACGCTTGAAGAAATCGGCGTTACAACTCCTGAGCAGGTTAAGACTATTTCCGAGAACGCTTGTATCCCCGGCGAAACTATCCACAACCTCGCAGGCGATGTACAGCCCGTTGAGCTGTATGACGCTATTATGCAGGCTGACGCTATGGGTAAGATTGCACTCGGCAAATAA